A window of the Opitutaceae bacterium genome harbors these coding sequences:
- a CDS encoding universal stress protein produces the protein MSTILACTDGSPYANSIYQYAAWVATRTDAQVLVLHVIEREEAGPPADLTGKLGFDASVELMEELVRLDEAHARVARLRGKAVLEDAVGQLKAAGVSRISTTQRHGSLVETLDEFEANAALVVIGKRGENSGLAKGHLGSNLERVVRSARIPLLVASREFKPVERFMIAFDGGPSALKAVHYAASTPLLKGADAHLVAAGKPGSPLARDLEHAATGLRGAGFTVTADLRPGDADDVIRERVEALKIDLLVMGAYGHSVIRRLIIGSTTTSLIRTCHIPVLLFR, from the coding sequence ATGTCGACCATTCTTGCCTGCACCGACGGTTCGCCCTACGCCAACAGCATCTATCAGTATGCGGCCTGGGTCGCGACCCGGACAGATGCCCAGGTCCTCGTCCTGCACGTCATCGAAAGAGAGGAAGCCGGTCCGCCGGCCGATCTGACCGGCAAGCTGGGCTTCGATGCCAGCGTTGAGCTGATGGAGGAGCTGGTCCGTCTTGACGAGGCTCACGCCCGGGTGGCACGCCTCAGGGGCAAGGCCGTCCTGGAGGATGCGGTCGGACAACTCAAGGCAGCCGGGGTTTCCCGCATTTCGACCACCCAGCGGCACGGTTCCCTTGTCGAGACGCTCGATGAGTTCGAGGCGAATGCAGCTCTTGTCGTGATCGGGAAGCGGGGCGAAAACTCGGGCCTGGCCAAGGGCCATCTGGGGAGCAATCTCGAACGGGTGGTCCGGAGCGCGCGGATTCCCCTGCTGGTCGCTTCGCGGGAATTCAAGCCGGTCGAGCGCTTCATGATCGCCTTTGACGGCGGGCCCAGTGCCCTCAAGGCCGTGCATTACGCCGCCTCGACGCCGCTGCTTAAGGGGGCGGACGCTCATCTGGTCGCCGCAGGCAAACCGGGAAGCCCGCTCGCCCGGGACCTCGAGCATGCTGCCACCGGACTTCGCGGCGCCGGCTTCACCGTGACCGCGGATCTCCGGCCGGGTGATGCAGACGACGTCATCCGGGAACGGGTCGAGGCGCTGAAGATCGACCTGCTGGTCATGGGCGCCTACGGCCACTCGGTCATTCGCCGATTGATCATCGGGAGCACGACCACTTCGCTCATCCGCACCTGTCACATCCCGGTTCTGCTTTTCCGTTAG
- a CDS encoding uroporphyrinogen decarboxylase family protein, producing the protein MTKREVIKTVLAGNPPPYVPWSFGFTREAHQRLVGHYGTDDLEPVLHNHLLGLGNGIGFFKDIGHDRVEDVFGVVWDRTIDKDIGNVENPQLTEPTLAGYSFPDPHSPIFFSDIPDKLARYPDRFRVFNIGFSLYERAWTLRGMENLMMDFIENPGFVHNLLHAITDYNIAQVEKALEYDIDAVYFGDDWGQQHGLQMGPALWTEFIRPHLQRMYGRVRESGKYVFIHSCGDVDELFDDLIELGVNCFNPFQPEVMDVPALMRQYRGRLTFHGGLSTQHTLPYGTPDEVRAETQRLIDLGRSGNYILSPAHAVEGDVPLENMLAFIEEALNQPGSPHASPVAAFRHQA; encoded by the coding sequence ATGACCAAGCGTGAGGTCATCAAGACCGTCCTTGCCGGGAACCCTCCCCCCTATGTGCCCTGGTCGTTTGGCTTCACCCGGGAAGCCCACCAGCGTCTGGTCGGTCACTATGGCACCGATGATCTGGAACCGGTTCTCCACAACCACCTTCTCGGGCTCGGCAACGGGATCGGTTTCTTCAAGGACATCGGCCATGACCGGGTCGAGGACGTCTTCGGCGTGGTCTGGGACCGGACGATCGACAAGGACATCGGCAACGTGGAGAACCCGCAACTGACGGAACCCACCCTGGCGGGCTATTCGTTCCCCGATCCCCATTCACCGATCTTTTTCAGTGACATTCCCGACAAGCTTGCCCGATACCCGGACCGCTTCCGGGTCTTCAATATCGGCTTCTCCCTCTACGAACGGGCTTGGACCCTGCGGGGGATGGAGAACCTGATGATGGACTTCATCGAAAACCCTGGGTTCGTTCACAACCTGCTTCACGCCATCACCGACTACAATATCGCGCAGGTTGAAAAGGCCCTCGAATACGATATCGACGCCGTCTACTTCGGTGATGACTGGGGCCAGCAACACGGACTGCAGATGGGACCGGCACTCTGGACCGAGTTTATCCGACCGCATCTCCAGCGCATGTACGGCCGCGTCCGGGAGTCTGGAAAGTATGTCTTCATTCACTCCTGCGGGGATGTCGACGAACTCTTTGACGACCTGATCGAACTCGGAGTGAACTGCTTCAACCCATTCCAGCCTGAGGTCATGGACGTACCCGCACTGATGCGGCAATACCGGGGCCGTCTGACCTTTCATGGCGGTCTTTCCACCCAGCACACCCTGCCCTATGGAACTCCCGACGAGGTCCGGGCGGAGACGCAACGGCTGATTGATCTCGGCCGATCGGGTAACTATATCCTCTCTCCGGCCCACGCGGTTGAGGGTGATGTGCCGCTGGAGAACATGCTCGCCTTCATTGAAGAAGCGCTGAACCAGCCGGGAAGCCCCCATGCGTCCCCGGTGGCCGCTTTCCGGCACCAGGCATAG
- a CDS encoding aldo/keto reductase → MNTLPRKILGRTGLEVTQLGYGAMEVRGTRIWGGRPCSDDQARTILRAVVESGINFIDTANDYGLSELYIGLHLKDLRDRFYLATKCGCHVQFAGDHDETPHFFTRSNLMRNISESLQKMRTDYVDVLQLHNPDVETCEEEGLVDILKELKAAGVVRHIGCSSTSPHLGTYISWGAFDVFQIPYSAFERRHENLITKAGEAGAGVIIRGGVARGEPGAGLGGADKWVTFEKAGLDELRGEGESRTAFLLRFTLSHPHCHTTIVGTMKPEHLTENVRIASKGALAPDVYVEAKKRLDAAGESPED, encoded by the coding sequence ATGAACACGCTTCCCAGGAAAATCCTCGGCCGGACCGGCCTCGAAGTCACTCAACTCGGCTATGGTGCAATGGAGGTGCGGGGCACCCGCATCTGGGGCGGCAGGCCCTGCTCGGATGATCAGGCCCGGACGATTCTTCGGGCGGTGGTCGAATCGGGGATCAATTTCATCGATACGGCCAACGACTATGGTTTGAGCGAGCTCTACATCGGACTGCACCTGAAGGATCTGCGGGATCGTTTTTACCTGGCGACCAAGTGCGGGTGCCATGTGCAGTTTGCCGGTGACCACGATGAAACGCCGCATTTCTTCACACGGAGCAACCTGATGCGGAACATCTCCGAATCGCTGCAGAAGATGAGGACGGATTACGTGGATGTCCTTCAGTTGCACAATCCCGACGTGGAGACCTGCGAAGAGGAGGGGCTGGTCGACATCCTGAAGGAGCTCAAGGCCGCGGGTGTGGTTCGACATATCGGATGCTCGTCGACTTCGCCTCACCTGGGCACCTATATTTCCTGGGGGGCGTTCGACGTGTTTCAGATCCCCTACTCGGCGTTTGAGCGCCGGCATGAAAACCTGATCACGAAGGCCGGGGAGGCCGGAGCGGGAGTCATCATCCGCGGGGGTGTGGCGAGGGGCGAACCGGGAGCGGGTCTGGGTGGCGCGGACAAGTGGGTGACGTTTGAAAAGGCAGGTCTGGATGAACTGCGCGGCGAAGGAGAAAGCCGGACGGCGTTTCTGCTTCGGTTCACGCTGAGCCATCCCCATTGCCATACGACGATCGTCGGGACGATGAAGCCGGAGCATCTGACCGAGAATGTCCGGATAGCCTCAAAGGGCGCGCTCGCGCCGGATGTCTATGTCGAAGCGAAGAAGCGCCTGGATGCCGCCGGCGAATCACCGGAGGACTGA
- a CDS encoding glycosyltransferase gives MHAILTSHGSTGDIYPMIGLGVALQNAGHQASFATSPPFRAEIEAAGLNYLQIPPLWSQANLAYWMGVLQSHSTPLMQLRALYRAARPHISSLIDEMDRHLQTADALISSYLFPMNRALAERHGLPFATFAFAHNTVPSRYHPPEGLPRLRFMPGPIQQSWNRTCWRLGNLLVDTVINQTIARELKARGLPQVRDFFSKPADLVLLGVSKGLMHPPFKLNPRFRFVGYSRWQASHSGKLESEILAFTRGGKVPILTFGSMVYDRPGRWMGRLVNNWPSERKLIIQEGWGRLKPPPGHPNLFSIGPCSHDQLFSHASVVIHHGGAGTTASVLHAGRPHIVVPHIADQHFFSGEVKRLGVGHRIRKSRWPELLHQTVQQIEQDPSLAERVADARRILQNEDGPGEAVREIEAFVARQSSGDSPAASRRFFAST, from the coding sequence ATGCATGCCATCCTGACCTCCCACGGCTCGACCGGCGATATCTATCCCATGATCGGGCTCGGTGTGGCCCTTCAGAATGCGGGTCACCAAGCCAGCTTCGCCACCAGCCCTCCCTTCAGAGCCGAAATCGAGGCCGCGGGCCTCAACTACCTCCAGATCCCTCCGCTCTGGAGCCAGGCCAACCTCGCCTACTGGATGGGTGTTCTTCAAAGTCACTCCACCCCCCTGATGCAGTTGCGCGCGCTCTACCGGGCGGCCCGGCCCCACATTTCCTCCCTGATCGACGAGATGGACCGCCATCTGCAGACTGCCGACGCTCTCATTTCCTCCTATCTCTTCCCGATGAACCGGGCCCTGGCCGAAAGGCACGGCCTCCCCTTTGCCACCTTCGCCTTTGCCCACAACACGGTGCCCTCCCGCTACCATCCGCCCGAGGGCCTGCCGCGACTCCGGTTCATGCCGGGTCCGATCCAACAGTCGTGGAACCGGACCTGCTGGCGACTGGGCAATCTCCTTGTCGATACCGTCATCAATCAGACCATCGCCCGCGAGCTCAAGGCACGGGGTCTGCCCCAGGTCCGGGATTTCTTCAGCAAGCCGGCCGACCTCGTCCTTCTCGGTGTATCCAAGGGGTTGATGCACCCTCCGTTCAAACTGAATCCACGGTTCCGCTTTGTCGGTTACTCCCGCTGGCAAGCATCGCACAGTGGTAAGCTGGAGTCGGAAATCCTGGCTTTCACCCGAGGGGGAAAGGTCCCGATTCTGACCTTCGGAAGCATGGTCTACGATCGCCCGGGGCGATGGATGGGAAGACTCGTGAACAACTGGCCGAGCGAGCGCAAACTGATCATCCAGGAGGGATGGGGTCGATTGAAGCCGCCCCCCGGCCACCCCAACCTCTTTTCCATCGGACCCTGCTCCCACGATCAACTCTTCTCCCATGCCTCCGTCGTCATCCATCACGGCGGAGCCGGCACCACCGCCTCCGTCCTCCATGCCGGCCGCCCGCATATCGTGGTCCCTCACATCGCCGATCAGCATTTCTTCTCCGGTGAGGTAAAACGACTCGGTGTGGGCCACCGGATACGAAAATCGCGGTGGCCCGAGTTGCTCCACCAGACCGTTCAGCAGATCGAGCAGGATCCTTCGCTGGCGGAACGTGTCGCCGACGCCCGCCGAATCCTCCAGAACGAGGATGGCCCCGGCGAAGCGGTCAGGGAAATCGAGGCATTCGTCGCGCGTCAGTCCTCCGGTGATTCGCCGGCGGCATCCAGGCGCTTCTTCGCTTCGACATAG
- a CDS encoding NTP transferase domain-containing protein, producing the protein MANELTLVILAAGMGSRFGGLKQVQPVGPSGELIIDYSVFDAIRAGFSRLVIVIREENESEFRRAIGDRLARHLPVAYAYQSLDRLPDGHSVPANRTKPWGTGHAALAASGKVSGPFAVINADDFYGAGSFAALGGFLGKSDGFPGVYALVGFPLRRTLSEAGAVSRGVCAVDSGGFLQTVTERTSIRGGSKGIGYEDAAGGVHPLSGDEIVSMNMWGFGPDVFARLEERFRSFLDAGRGANNGEFYLPEAINDLVSTGEATVRVLPTDETWFGVTYREDLEATKTAISALIACGKYPGRLWG; encoded by the coding sequence ATGGCGAACGAACTGACACTCGTGATCCTTGCGGCCGGGATGGGCAGCCGGTTTGGGGGACTCAAACAGGTCCAGCCGGTGGGGCCCAGCGGGGAGCTGATCATCGACTATTCGGTTTTTGATGCCATTCGGGCGGGCTTCAGCCGCCTTGTCATCGTGATCCGGGAGGAAAATGAATCCGAGTTTCGCCGGGCAATCGGAGATCGCCTGGCCCGGCACCTGCCGGTGGCTTATGCCTACCAGAGTCTCGATAGATTGCCGGATGGACATTCCGTTCCGGCCAATCGAACCAAGCCCTGGGGAACGGGCCATGCAGCACTGGCGGCCTCCGGGAAGGTGTCCGGTCCGTTCGCGGTGATCAATGCTGATGATTTCTACGGTGCCGGGTCGTTCGCGGCACTCGGGGGTTTTCTGGGGAAGTCCGATGGGTTTCCGGGAGTCTATGCCCTGGTGGGTTTCCCCTTGCGGCGGACTCTATCCGAGGCCGGTGCCGTGTCCCGGGGGGTTTGTGCTGTGGATTCCGGGGGATTCCTGCAGACGGTGACGGAGCGGACCAGTATTAGGGGAGGATCGAAGGGCATCGGCTATGAAGATGCCGCCGGAGGTGTGCATCCGTTATCCGGAGACGAAATCGTCTCGATGAACATGTGGGGCTTTGGACCCGACGTTTTTGCGCGACTCGAGGAACGTTTCCGATCCTTTCTGGACGCGGGTCGTGGGGCGAACAATGGTGAGTTCTATCTCCCGGAGGCCATCAACGATCTGGTTTCGACGGGCGAGGCGACGGTCCGCGTTCTACCGACCGATGAGACCTGGTTCGGAGTCACCTACCGGGAGGATCTTGAAGCGACAAAGACTGCGATCAGTGCCTTGATCGCTTGCGGGAAATATCCCGGGAGGCTTTGGGGGTGA
- the cdd gene encoding cytidine deaminase, whose translation MISHSDRARLLMAAAEARARAYAPYSDFRVGASVFTDNGQLFTGCNIENASYGLTICAERTAIFKAVSEGCTTITALAVCLEGGGSPCGACRQVIHEFAPGIPVFIGDPDGNLVSETTLDQLLPDAFGPKNLGR comes from the coding sequence ATGATTTCCCATTCCGACCGAGCTCGCCTCCTGATGGCGGCCGCCGAAGCCCGCGCGAGAGCCTACGCACCCTACTCCGATTTCCGCGTGGGTGCATCCGTGTTCACTGATAACGGACAGCTGTTCACGGGCTGCAATATTGAAAATGCCTCCTACGGGTTGACGATCTGCGCCGAAAGGACCGCCATCTTCAAAGCCGTATCGGAAGGCTGCACCACAATCACCGCCTTGGCCGTCTGCCTCGAAGGCGGCGGCAGTCCCTGCGGCGCCTGCCGACAGGTCATTCACGAGTTCGCCCCGGGAATCCCTGTCTTCATCGGGGACCCCGATGGAAATCTGGTTTCAGAAACGACCCTCGACCAGCTCCTCCCCGACGCCTTCGGCCCGAAGAACCTGGGACGGTAA
- the deoA gene encoding thymidine phosphorylase, which produces MTFLPQEIIRKKRDRLTLTNDEIRQFAFGIADGSVTDGQVAAFGMAVLFNGMTLDERISLTLAMRDSGDVLDWSDLDLPGPILDKHSTGGVGDTVSLMLGPMIAACGGFVPMISGRRLGHTGGTLDKFESIPGYNSRPSNKVFRETVRSVGVAIIGQTNRLTPADRRFYAIRDVTATVESIDLITASILAKKLAAGLDALVMDVKSGNGAFMPTPESSRELAECIARVANGAGTRTSSLLTDMNQSLAPSAGNALEVQVAIDYLTGKDRPERLDRVVRALGSELLILGRLASTVEQAEKKLATALTSGKAAEIFGRMVAALGGPTDLVENPTRHLPQARIVHPVYPEVGGFVTGMNTREVGLIVLRLGGTRPNAIVSIDHSVGLSRIARIGDAVGPDRPVALIHASNEDDAAGAAAALRTAIAVGPDQPPDSAVVIDRITGAQP; this is translated from the coding sequence ATGACTTTCCTGCCCCAAGAAATCATCCGGAAAAAAAGGGACCGGCTGACGCTGACCAACGACGAAATCCGCCAGTTCGCCTTCGGTATCGCCGACGGCTCGGTCACCGACGGCCAGGTAGCCGCGTTCGGCATGGCCGTTCTCTTCAACGGCATGACCCTTGACGAGCGGATATCCCTGACTCTCGCCATGCGCGACTCCGGCGATGTCCTCGATTGGAGCGACCTCGACCTGCCCGGACCCATCCTCGACAAGCACTCGACCGGAGGCGTCGGCGACACCGTCTCCCTCATGCTGGGACCCATGATCGCCGCCTGCGGCGGCTTTGTCCCCATGATTTCCGGACGGCGCCTGGGCCACACCGGCGGAACCCTCGACAAATTCGAGTCCATTCCCGGATACAACTCGCGACCGTCCAACAAGGTGTTCCGCGAAACCGTCCGCTCCGTCGGGGTCGCCATCATCGGTCAGACCAACCGCCTGACCCCGGCCGATCGGCGATTCTACGCCATTCGCGACGTGACCGCGACCGTCGAATCCATCGACCTGATCACCGCCTCAATCCTCGCGAAGAAACTGGCCGCCGGCCTCGATGCCCTCGTCATGGACGTGAAATCCGGCAACGGCGCATTCATGCCCACCCCGGAATCGTCCCGCGAGCTGGCTGAATGCATCGCCCGCGTGGCCAACGGCGCAGGAACCCGCACATCTTCGCTGCTCACCGACATGAACCAGTCCCTCGCCCCGTCCGCGGGCAATGCCCTTGAGGTCCAGGTGGCCATCGACTACCTAACCGGAAAGGACCGGCCCGAGCGACTCGATCGGGTTGTCCGCGCCCTCGGATCCGAGCTCCTGATCCTCGGCCGCCTGGCCTCCACCGTTGAGCAGGCCGAAAAGAAGCTCGCGACCGCCCTGACTTCGGGAAAGGCAGCCGAGATTTTCGGGCGGATGGTGGCCGCCCTGGGCGGCCCAACCGACCTCGTGGAGAATCCAACAAGACACCTGCCCCAGGCGCGGATCGTCCATCCGGTGTATCCGGAAGTGGGTGGTTTCGTCACCGGAATGAATACCCGGGAAGTCGGACTGATCGTGCTTCGCCTCGGTGGCACCCGACCCAACGCCATTGTCAGCATCGATCACTCCGTCGGCCTGTCCCGGATCGCCCGGATCGGCGACGCCGTCGGACCCGACCGCCCCGTTGCCCTCATCCATGCCTCCAATGAAGACGACGCAGCCGGCGCGGCGGCCGCCCTTCGCACCGCCATCGCCGTCGGCCCCGATCAACCACCCGACAGCGCAGTGGTCATTGACCGGATCACCGGCGCCCAACCTTGA
- a CDS encoding NupC/NupG family nucleoside CNT transporter, which produces MNTLISLLGMVVLLGIGFAFSRNRGSIRIRTVLGAFLIQFLIGGIVLFVPVGKTALAFLSAGVQKVIDSSNAGISFMLGGLVSDTMYEVFGGFGFVFAFRVLPIIIFFSSLIAVLYHLRVMQWVVRTIGGALHFTLGTSRTESLSAAANIFVGQTEAPLVVRPYIPSMTQSELFAVMCGGLASIAGSVMAGYAGMGVELRFLLAASFMAAPGGLLFAKLMHPETGRPEDGTINRTDDDDKPVNIFDAAATGAASGLKLAANVGAMLLAFISLIALINLMIGGVGGWLGLPELSLQQILGVLFAPLSWIIGVPWHEAIDAGRLVGQKVILNEFVAYADFVQIKDALTPRTQAIMTFALCGFANLSSIAILLGGLGGMAPNRRHDIARMGLKAVLAASLSNLMSATIAGFFLSLAN; this is translated from the coding sequence ATGAATACCCTCATCAGCCTGCTCGGCATGGTTGTTCTCCTCGGCATCGGCTTTGCCTTTTCACGAAACCGCGGCTCGATCCGGATCCGCACCGTCCTGGGCGCCTTCCTCATCCAATTCCTCATCGGCGGCATCGTCCTCTTTGTCCCCGTCGGCAAGACCGCCCTCGCTTTCCTTTCCGCAGGTGTTCAAAAAGTGATCGATTCGTCCAACGCCGGCATATCCTTCATGCTGGGAGGCCTGGTCAGCGACACCATGTATGAAGTCTTCGGGGGATTCGGCTTCGTATTCGCGTTCAGGGTACTCCCGATCATCATCTTCTTTTCCTCGCTCATCGCGGTCCTCTACCACCTCAGGGTGATGCAATGGGTGGTCCGGACGATCGGCGGCGCCCTCCATTTCACGCTTGGCACCAGCCGGACAGAATCCCTCTCGGCCGCCGCCAATATCTTCGTCGGCCAGACCGAGGCTCCGCTCGTGGTGCGGCCCTATATTCCCAGCATGACCCAGTCCGAACTCTTTGCGGTCATGTGCGGCGGACTCGCCTCGATCGCGGGTTCGGTCATGGCCGGCTACGCCGGGATGGGCGTCGAGTTGCGCTTCCTCCTCGCCGCTTCCTTCATGGCCGCCCCCGGCGGGCTGCTCTTCGCCAAGCTGATGCATCCGGAGACCGGCCGGCCCGAAGACGGCACCATCAACAGGACGGACGATGACGACAAACCGGTCAATATCTTCGATGCCGCCGCGACCGGCGCGGCCAGCGGACTTAAGTTGGCGGCCAACGTCGGCGCCATGCTTCTCGCCTTCATCAGCCTGATCGCGTTGATCAACCTGATGATCGGAGGTGTCGGGGGATGGCTCGGACTGCCCGAACTCAGCCTCCAGCAGATTCTCGGAGTCCTTTTTGCCCCGCTTTCCTGGATCATCGGCGTTCCCTGGCATGAAGCCATCGATGCCGGGCGTCTGGTCGGCCAGAAGGTCATTCTCAACGAGTTCGTCGCCTACGCCGACTTTGTGCAGATCAAGGATGCCCTGACCCCGCGCACCCAGGCCATCATGACCTTCGCGCTCTGCGGCTTCGCCAATCTTTCCTCCATTGCCATCCTTCTCGGAGGTCTCGGAGGGATGGCCCCGAACCGGCGCCACGACATCGCGCGCATGGGCCTGAAAGCGGTCCTCGCCGCCTCTCTTTCCAACCTCATGAGTGCCACCATCGCCGGGTTCTTTCTCTCTCTGGCCAATTGA
- a CDS encoding uroporphyrinogen decarboxylase family protein encodes MTRHERCLAAIEGRQVDRPPRYIPAIACEVSSRILGRPVHTGTGSLHYAETLALARGGAAHADFVDALFHDLAELGRALDIDVYRMPWRQTVKPTRQLAEHSFLFGDPDGDHEIHAYMPETGDFGIARSIRANPLADPIETLRAKVEAGEARLADGELARVELNPDHRRICEAYGDEFFIPCNGGEISVGYDEDMLMAMITHPDLVRRYLMLQAERGLALGRALANSPYPKVLLGGGDMAGNDGPFFSPESFRQVHLPALKYMVDGLTDLGIHYVFRTDGNLWSVADMIFREAACPGYGEVDRDAGMTTIKVRQAYPDLVLWNNLSCPRIQLNSPEWVREESRRCIAESGGTRYFHGSSNALIMGTPVANVEALFSD; translated from the coding sequence ATGACACGACACGAGCGTTGTCTGGCCGCGATCGAGGGACGTCAGGTCGACCGGCCGCCCCGCTATATTCCGGCCATCGCCTGCGAGGTTTCCTCGCGGATTCTCGGTCGGCCGGTTCATACCGGGACCGGGTCTCTCCACTACGCCGAGACCCTGGCCCTGGCAAGAGGGGGTGCCGCCCACGCCGACTTCGTCGACGCCCTCTTCCACGATCTGGCAGAGCTCGGCCGGGCCCTCGATATCGATGTCTACCGGATGCCCTGGCGCCAGACGGTCAAACCGACCCGCCAGCTCGCCGAACATTCGTTTCTGTTTGGCGACCCGGACGGCGATCACGAGATTCACGCCTACATGCCGGAGACCGGTGACTTCGGGATCGCCAGATCCATTCGCGCCAATCCCCTCGCCGACCCGATCGAAACGCTAAGGGCCAAGGTCGAAGCCGGCGAAGCCCGCCTCGCCGATGGCGAACTCGCCAGAGTGGAATTGAATCCCGATCATCGCCGCATCTGCGAAGCCTATGGAGATGAGTTCTTCATCCCCTGCAACGGAGGTGAGATCTCCGTCGGGTATGATGAAGACATGCTCATGGCCATGATCACCCATCCCGACCTCGTGCGTCGCTACCTCATGCTTCAGGCCGAAAGAGGCCTGGCCCTGGGTCGGGCTCTGGCCAATTCACCCTACCCCAAGGTTCTCCTCGGTGGCGGTGACATGGCGGGGAACGACGGTCCTTTCTTTTCACCCGAGTCATTTCGGCAGGTCCACCTACCGGCCCTCAAATACATGGTGGATGGTCTCACCGATCTGGGCATCCACTATGTCTTTCGAACCGACGGCAACCTCTGGTCGGTCGCCGACATGATTTTCCGCGAGGCGGCCTGCCCGGGTTACGGCGAAGTTGATCGCGACGCCGGCATGACCACCATTAAGGTGCGGCAGGCCTATCCGGACCTTGTTCTCTGGAACAACCTGTCCTGCCCCAGGATCCAACTGAATTCCCCCGAGTGGGTCCGCGAGGAATCGCGGCGCTGTATTGCGGAATCCGGAGGCACCCGCTATTTTCATGGCAGTTCCAATGCCCTTATCATGGGCACACCCGTCGCCAACGTCGAGGCACTGTTCTCGGACTGA
- the larC gene encoding nickel pincer cofactor biosynthesis protein LarC, translating into MSTLYLEPFSGASGDMFLGALASLTDAHDELLSLPDKLHLPDGKVEIRDVIKNGISCRQVRVIDLSQTPKSTAEDEKDHHHHQHDHGEGHSHDHDHDHEGERGHHHGHSHDHDHEHGHSHEHGAHRHLSDILELIDHAHISKRAKTIAHDIFHLIGEAEAHIHDIPIETIHFHEISGVDSIIDIVGTAVLLDRLGVTRTYCDPICTGFGMVRTQHGILPVPAPATAELLSGMPSYKGREEGERITPTGAAIIRYLDPDFNPPALTVDTIAYGCGEKDFQSANVIRVSLVTEQPGSERLFVVETNVDDTPAEYLGDRFQADLMAAGAIDFQLAPVQMKKGRAGVCLSVLVTEEKLNVVSDFLLEETTTIGVRYHPVERRILPRRAVQIDTDHGPVPAKEVTTPSGARRWKFEYDALYEYSRKAGRSVEQARSDLVQRPEVQSIADSHLP; encoded by the coding sequence ATGAGCACTCTCTACCTCGAACCCTTTTCCGGCGCCTCCGGCGACATGTTTCTCGGGGCCCTCGCGTCGCTGACCGATGCCCATGACGAACTCCTGAGCCTGCCGGACAAGCTTCACCTTCCTGACGGCAAGGTGGAAATCCGCGACGTCATCAAGAACGGGATTTCCTGCCGCCAGGTCAGGGTGATCGACCTCAGCCAGACCCCCAAGAGCACCGCAGAAGACGAAAAGGACCACCATCACCACCAGCACGATCACGGTGAGGGTCACAGCCATGACCACGATCATGACCACGAAGGGGAACGCGGGCATCATCATGGGCACTCCCACGATCACGATCACGAACATGGGCATTCTCACGAGCATGGGGCGCATCGGCATCTTTCCGACATTCTCGAACTGATCGATCACGCCCACATCAGCAAACGGGCCAAGACGATCGCTCACGACATCTTTCACCTGATCGGCGAAGCGGAGGCCCACATCCACGATATACCGATCGAGACCATTCACTTCCACGAGATCAGCGGAGTGGATTCCATAATCGACATTGTCGGGACCGCCGTCCTCCTCGATCGCCTCGGCGTCACCAGGACCTACTGCGATCCGATCTGCACCGGATTCGGAATGGTCCGGACCCAGCACGGCATCCTCCCGGTTCCCGCCCCCGCCACCGCCGAATTGCTGAGCGGAATGCCCTCCTACAAAGGAAGGGAGGAAGGCGAGCGGATCACCCCCACCGGAGCGGCCATCATTCGCTACCTCGACCCGGACTTCAATCCACCCGCCCTCACCGTTGATACAATTGCCTACGGTTGCGGGGAAAAGGATTTTCAGAGCGCCAACGTTATTCGGGTATCGTTGGTCACCGAGCAACCCGGGAGCGAACGCCTTTTCGTGGTCGAAACCAATGTCGACGACACCCCGGCAGAATATCTGGGAGACCGGTTCCAGGCCGATCTAATGGCCGCCGGCGCCATCGATTTCCAGCTGGCCCCGGTCCAGATGAAAAAGGGCCGGGCCGGAGTCTGCCTCTCCGTCCTCGTGACCGAAGAGAAGCTCAATGTGGTGAGCGACTTTCTCCTCGAGGAGACCACCACGATCGGGGTCCGCTACCACCCGGTGGAGCGTCGGATCCTTCCGAGAAGGGCGGTCCAGATCGACACCGACCACGGTCCGGTTCCTGCCAAGGAAGTCACCACCCCGTCCGGAGCCAGACGATGGAAGTTCGAGTACGACGCCCTCTACGAATACAGTCGGAAAGCCGGCCGGTCCGTTGAGCAGGCCCGAAGCGATCTTGTGCAACGTCCAGAGGTCCAGTCTATTGCAGATTCGCATCTGCCCTGA